One window from the genome of Desulforamulus ruminis DSM 2154 encodes:
- a CDS encoding epoxyqueuosine reductase QueH has protein sequence MKKLLLHACCAPCSIHPLQTLREKNFDVYGLFYNPNIHPYMEFKKRKDQLADYAGQQNWKVIFEHQYLLEEYLREVVHREARRCQVCYHMRLEKTAQIAKKGNFDAFSTTLLVSPFQKHDLIREMGENLGEQYGIPFYYQDFRPGFKEATLQSKEMGMYRQSYCGCIYSEKERYYRPEKNPDRSKGDQ, from the coding sequence ATGAAAAAATTGCTTTTGCACGCCTGCTGCGCCCCCTGCTCCATACACCCGCTGCAAACCCTGCGGGAAAAGAACTTTGACGTATACGGACTTTTTTATAATCCCAATATTCATCCCTATATGGAATTTAAAAAGCGCAAGGATCAGTTGGCGGACTATGCCGGACAACAGAACTGGAAAGTTATTTTTGAACATCAATACCTGCTGGAAGAGTATTTGCGGGAAGTGGTTCACCGGGAAGCCCGGCGCTGTCAGGTATGTTATCATATGCGGCTGGAAAAGACCGCCCAGATCGCTAAAAAAGGCAACTTTGACGCCTTTTCCACCACCCTTCTGGTCAGTCCCTTTCAAAAACATGATTTAATTCGAGAAATGGGTGAAAATCTGGGTGAGCAGTACGGCATCCCCTTTTATTATCAGGATTTTCGCCCGGGTTTTAAAGAAGCCACTCTGCAGTCTAAGGAGATGGGAATGTACCGGCAGTCCTACTGCGGCTGTATTTACAGTGAAAAGGAACGGTATTACCGTCCTGAAAAGAATCCGGACCGAAGCAAGGGGGATCAATGA
- the ruvB gene encoding Holliday junction branch migration DNA helicase RuvB → MTERIISPGMQMEDNELEAGLRPRKLNEYIGQQKAKETISLFVEAARQRGEALDHVLLFGPPGLGKTTLSNIIANEMGVSIRTTSGPAIERQGDLAAILTNLAQGDVLFIDEIHRLSRAVEEILYPAMEDFALDIVLGKGPGARSIRLDLPKFTLIGATTRAGMLASPLRDRFGIISRLEFYTVEELTVIVQRAARILNVAIDQAGAEEIARRSRGTPRVANRLLKRVRDYAQVKAQGDITWEAAAQALEFFEVDPLGLDQTDRHLLRTMIEKFNGGPVGLDTIAAATSEEADTVEDVLEPYLMQLGFITRTPRGRMVTPQAYKHLGLPVKKDENGKVQGSLF, encoded by the coding sequence ATGACGGAAAGAATCATATCCCCCGGGATGCAAATGGAAGACAATGAACTGGAAGCGGGATTACGTCCCAGAAAATTAAATGAATATATCGGTCAGCAGAAAGCCAAAGAGACCATTTCGCTTTTTGTGGAAGCAGCCAGGCAACGGGGAGAAGCCCTGGACCACGTGCTGTTGTTCGGCCCTCCGGGACTGGGAAAGACCACCCTCAGCAATATCATTGCCAACGAGATGGGAGTGAGCATCCGCACCACATCGGGCCCTGCCATTGAAAGGCAAGGGGACCTGGCGGCCATACTCACCAATTTAGCCCAGGGAGATGTTCTTTTTATTGATGAAATCCATCGTCTCAGCCGGGCGGTGGAAGAAATTTTATATCCGGCCATGGAAGATTTTGCCCTGGATATTGTACTGGGCAAGGGGCCCGGCGCCCGTTCCATCCGGCTGGACCTGCCCAAATTTACCCTGATTGGCGCCACCACCCGGGCAGGGATGCTGGCTTCACCTCTCCGGGACCGCTTTGGTATTATCAGCCGCCTGGAGTTTTATACGGTGGAGGAACTCACCGTCATTGTGCAAAGGGCGGCCCGGATCTTAAACGTAGCCATTGACCAGGCAGGAGCAGAGGAAATTGCCCGCCGTTCCCGGGGTACGCCCAGGGTGGCCAACCGTCTGTTAAAGCGGGTTCGTGACTACGCCCAGGTAAAGGCTCAGGGAGATATAACCTGGGAAGCTGCTGCCCAGGCCCTGGAGTTTTTTGAAGTGGACCCCCTGGGACTAGACCAAACGGACAGACACTTGCTAAGAACCATGATTGAGAAGTTTAACGGGGGACCGGTGGGTTTGGATACCATTGCCGCCGCCACCAGCGAGGAAGCGGATACCGTCGAGGATGTTCTGGAACCTTATTTAATGCAGTTAGGCTTTATTACCAGAACTCCCCGGGGGAGAATGGTGACCCCCCAGGCCTATAAACATCTGGGGCTGCCGGTTAAAAAAGACGAAAACGGCAAGGTTCAGGGGAGTTTATTTTAG
- the ruvA gene encoding Holliday junction branch migration protein RuvA has protein sequence MLAYIRGKLATVAMGWVVVEVQGIGYRLHIPAMTPLPGIGQEVKFHTHMVVREDGLQVYGFSREDQMECFLALLDVAGVGPKVALAVVSFLQPEALRLAVAGGDVNPLVKVPGVGKKTAQRILLELKDKLKGPFEGNDLSESAGPVSGQTAAAEEDAVAALLSLGYGQAEARQAVDKACKKTAPGDVSHIIKYALKELAPAK, from the coding sequence ATGCTTGCATATATTCGCGGAAAACTGGCGACCGTGGCCATGGGATGGGTGGTGGTGGAAGTGCAGGGGATCGGTTACCGCCTACATATTCCAGCCATGACCCCCTTGCCGGGAATCGGTCAGGAGGTAAAATTTCATACCCATATGGTGGTGCGGGAGGATGGCCTGCAAGTTTATGGATTCTCCCGGGAGGACCAGATGGAATGTTTTTTAGCCCTCCTGGATGTGGCCGGAGTGGGTCCCAAGGTAGCTCTGGCCGTGGTTTCTTTTCTTCAACCGGAGGCTTTACGATTAGCTGTGGCCGGCGGCGATGTTAATCCGTTAGTTAAAGTACCGGGGGTTGGCAAAAAGACCGCCCAGCGCATTCTGCTGGAGTTGAAGGATAAGCTGAAAGGTCCTTTTGAAGGAAACGATCTTTCGGAATCCGCTGGACCGGTCTCCGGGCAGACGGCAGCAGCGGAAGAGGATGCGGTGGCAGCCCTTTTATCCCTGGGTTACGGTCAGGCGGAAGCCAGGCAGGCGGTGGATAAGGCCTGTAAAAAAACTGCCCCTGGGGATGTTTCCCATATTATTAAATACGCCCTTAAAGAACTGGCCCCGGCCAAGTAA
- the ruvC gene encoding crossover junction endodeoxyribonuclease RuvC gives MIILGIDPGTAITGVGLVEYKGNRYTPVACECLRTSPQLTLDLRLKRLYTEITRIIEQYQPRYMAVEELFFNKNAKTALAVGHARGIALLAGANYGLPVAEYTPLQVKQAVTGYGKADKQQVQFMVKTLLSLKEVPKPDDVADALAVAICHAHWSSAPGGLR, from the coding sequence ATGATTATACTGGGTATTGACCCGGGTACGGCCATTACCGGCGTTGGTTTGGTGGAGTACAAGGGCAACCGTTATACACCGGTTGCTTGTGAATGTCTGCGGACAAGTCCCCAACTGACGCTGGATTTGCGCTTAAAAAGATTGTATACGGAAATAACCCGCATTATTGAGCAATATCAGCCCCGGTATATGGCTGTGGAAGAATTGTTTTTTAATAAAAATGCGAAAACCGCCCTTGCCGTTGGACATGCCCGGGGCATTGCCCTGTTGGCCGGAGCCAATTACGGCCTGCCTGTGGCGGAGTATACGCCGCTGCAGGTTAAGCAAGCGGTTACCGGATATGGTAAAGCAGATAAACAGCAGGTGCAATTTATGGTCAAAACCCTTCTTTCTTTAAAGGAAGTTCCCAAACCGGATGATGTGGCCGACGCCCTGGCAGTGGCTATCTGTCACGCTCATTGGAGTTCAGCCCCGGGAGGTCTTAGGTAA
- a CDS encoding YebC/PmpR family DNA-binding transcriptional regulator — MSGHSKWSTIKRKKAKIDAQRGKLFTRLSKEIIIAARNGGPDPAGNRRLKTAVEKAREANIPNDNIQRAIQKGAGGGEGANFEEFAYEGYGPGGVAVLIYVATDNRNRTAAEVRHILSKQGGNLGESGCVNWMFKEKGILILDRSQIKMSEDDLMLAALEAGAEDIKTEEDSFEITTAPEDFEKVCEALKQQGIPLADAELSMVAQTMVKLQGDEAEKMVKIIDLLEDNDDVQAVYTNFEMEE, encoded by the coding sequence ATGTCCGGACATTCCAAATGGTCAACCATTAAACGTAAAAAAGCGAAAATAGATGCCCAAAGGGGTAAGCTTTTTACCCGGCTTTCCAAGGAGATTATTATTGCCGCCAGAAACGGCGGGCCGGACCCTGCGGGGAACAGGAGACTGAAAACCGCTGTGGAGAAGGCCAGAGAAGCCAATATTCCCAACGACAACATTCAGCGGGCCATCCAAAAGGGCGCCGGAGGAGGCGAAGGGGCTAATTTCGAGGAATTTGCCTATGAGGGATATGGTCCCGGAGGCGTGGCGGTCTTAATTTATGTCGCAACCGACAATCGAAACCGCACGGCCGCAGAGGTTCGGCATATCCTTTCCAAACAGGGGGGCAACCTTGGGGAGTCCGGTTGTGTCAACTGGATGTTTAAGGAAAAAGGAATTCTGATTTTGGATCGTTCTCAAATCAAGATGAGCGAAGACGATCTGATGCTGGCAGCTTTGGAGGCCGGTGCCGAAGATATTAAAACCGAAGAGGACAGTTTTGAGATCACCACTGCACCGGAGGATTTTGAAAAAGTTTGTGAGGCTTTGAAACAGCAGGGGATCCCCCTGGCCGACGCGGAATTATCCATGGTTGCTCAAACCATGGTCAAGCTGCAGGGCGACGAGGCGGAAAAAATGGTCAAAATCATTGATCTGCTGGAAGACAACGACGATGTCCAGGCGGTATATACTAATTTTGAGATGGAAGAATAA
- the nadE gene encoding NAD(+) synthase, translating to MMDYLADKLTQWIKAEIQKAGALGAVVGLSGGIDSAVTAALCKRAFPDHVLGVIMPCFSNPQDAKDARLVAETLGVPIETVNLDEPFKWFVHRFTGQDYDVHCCDMSIVNIKPRLRMITLYHLAARHNYLVVGTGNRAELVVGHFTKYGDGGVDLLPIANLVKCQVKELAEELGIPRRIIDKAPSAGLWFDHCDEKEMGVTYKDLDHYILTEEGPEEVKEIIQNLERKREHKKFLPPIPPVF from the coding sequence GTGATGGACTACTTAGCAGACAAACTGACACAGTGGATAAAGGCTGAAATCCAAAAGGCCGGTGCCCTTGGGGCTGTGGTTGGCTTAAGTGGAGGAATTGATTCCGCTGTGACTGCTGCATTATGCAAAAGAGCTTTTCCTGATCATGTCCTGGGTGTAATCATGCCCTGTTTTAGCAATCCTCAGGATGCCAAAGACGCCAGACTGGTTGCCGAAACACTGGGTGTCCCGATAGAAACCGTCAACCTGGATGAACCCTTTAAATGGTTTGTTCATCGTTTTACAGGTCAAGATTACGATGTACACTGTTGTGATATGTCCATTGTCAATATAAAGCCAAGGCTAAGAATGATAACACTTTACCATTTGGCGGCTAGACACAATTATCTGGTTGTGGGAACCGGCAACAGAGCCGAACTGGTAGTGGGTCATTTTACGAAATACGGCGATGGAGGCGTTGATCTTCTGCCCATTGCCAACCTGGTTAAATGCCAGGTGAAAGAACTGGCGGAGGAACTGGGGATTCCCCGACGCATTATTGATAAAGCCCCTTCGGCGGGACTGTGGTTTGATCACTGTGACGAGAAAGAAATGGGTGTAACCTATAAGGATCTGGATCATTACATTTTAACCGAGGAAGGTCCCGAGGAGGTTAAAGAAATTATTCAGAACCTGGAAAGGAAAAGGGAGCACAAAAAATTCCTTCCCCCCATTCCCCCGGTTTTTTAA
- a CDS encoding complex I 24 kDa subunit family protein, translating to MENRDIKFLKLQQIIDSHEGKVSHLIAILQETQTEYGYLPKEILTYIASAMGISPATVLGVATFYAQFSLIPKGKYVIRVCDGTACHVRGSEPIMMAVRKELCLTPDKPTTDDLTFTIETVSCLGACGLAPVVVADEEVHGQMTPDAILEVIKKLAPTASEN from the coding sequence ATGGAAAACAGAGATATAAAATTTTTAAAGTTACAACAAATTATTGATTCCCATGAAGGAAAAGTGTCTCATCTTATCGCTATTTTGCAGGAAACTCAGACAGAATACGGTTACCTGCCCAAAGAAATCTTAACCTATATTGCTTCAGCCATGGGGATCTCCCCTGCCACCGTGTTGGGTGTGGCTACCTTTTATGCTCAATTCTCCCTCATTCCCAAAGGAAAATATGTTATCCGTGTCTGTGACGGCACGGCCTGTCACGTACGGGGCTCAGAACCCATCATGATGGCTGTACGCAAAGAATTGTGCCTTACCCCTGACAAACCGACAACCGATGATTTAACTTTTACAATAGAAACCGTCTCCTGCTTAGGGGCATGTGGTTTGGCTCCGGTGGTTGTGGCTGACGAAGAAGTACACGGTCAAATGACTCCGGATGCAATTTTAGAAGTAATTAAAAAATTGGCACCCACTGCCAGTGAGAACTAA
- a CDS encoding NADH-quinone oxidoreductase subunit NuoF: protein MLKSRKDLLNLQQKAKTALADQKMRILVCAGTGCVANGSLKVYESLKKLIAEKGLLAEIDLVKEVSHEGIGVNISGCHGFCQMGPLVRFEPSGLLYVKVKETDCEEIVESTVAANTIIERLLYSDPNTGEKVKTQDENPFYKRQVRVTLKDCGRINPDDINDYIAHGGYQAIAKILTGMTNEEVIKEVLDSGLRGRGGGGFPTGRKWSFAAVQPGPKKYIICNGDEGDPGAFMDRSVMEGNPHSVLEGMMIAGFAIGADEGYIYARAEYPLAIKRIRKAIVDAEALGVLGKNILGTDFNFKINVKEGAGAFVCGEETALIASIEGERGMPRPRPPFPAVKGLWACPTVINNVETLANLPAIILNGATWFKGFGTATSAGTKTFALAGQVENTGLVEVPMGMTLREIVFDIGGGLREGKKYKSVQIGGPSGGCLTEEKLDLPLDYDELLKVGAMIGSGGLVVMGDDTCMVETAKFFMGFVQNESCGKCVPCREGTKQMLAMLTKITEGKGTEQDLVLLEELAQNVKDGSLCGLGKTAPNPVLTTLRYFRDEYVAHVRDKKCPAGACQALKEYYIDPEKCKGCTLCSRVCPTGAITGEKKQPHVINVELCIKCGTCAEKCKFGSIGVR from the coding sequence ATGCTAAAATCACGTAAAGATCTTTTGAACCTGCAGCAAAAAGCGAAAACCGCCCTGGCTGATCAAAAAATGCGCATCTTGGTCTGTGCGGGTACCGGTTGCGTGGCCAACGGTTCGTTAAAGGTTTATGAAAGTTTAAAGAAGCTCATTGCCGAAAAGGGTTTACTGGCCGAAATTGATTTAGTCAAAGAAGTCTCTCACGAAGGCATTGGCGTCAACATCAGCGGCTGTCATGGTTTCTGCCAGATGGGTCCTCTGGTTCGCTTTGAACCTTCCGGACTCCTTTATGTTAAAGTAAAAGAAACCGATTGCGAAGAAATTGTTGAGTCCACCGTGGCCGCCAATACCATTATTGAACGCCTATTGTATTCCGACCCCAATACCGGCGAAAAAGTAAAAACCCAAGATGAAAATCCGTTCTATAAGCGTCAGGTTCGCGTAACCCTGAAGGACTGCGGCCGGATTAATCCCGATGATATAAACGACTATATTGCTCATGGCGGTTATCAGGCCATTGCCAAAATTTTAACCGGTATGACCAATGAAGAGGTTATTAAGGAAGTACTGGATTCCGGCTTGCGCGGTCGTGGCGGCGGCGGTTTCCCCACCGGACGTAAATGGTCCTTTGCCGCAGTCCAGCCCGGTCCTAAGAAATACATCATCTGTAACGGCGACGAAGGTGACCCGGGCGCCTTTATGGATCGCTCCGTCATGGAAGGCAATCCTCACTCCGTCCTGGAAGGCATGATGATTGCCGGTTTCGCCATTGGCGCCGATGAAGGTTATATTTATGCCCGTGCCGAGTATCCTCTGGCCATCAAACGGATACGCAAAGCCATTGTGGATGCCGAGGCCCTTGGGGTTTTAGGCAAAAATATTTTGGGCACTGACTTTAATTTTAAGATTAACGTTAAAGAAGGCGCCGGCGCTTTTGTGTGCGGCGAGGAAACGGCCTTGATTGCTTCCATCGAAGGTGAGCGCGGTATGCCTCGTCCCCGTCCTCCTTTCCCGGCGGTAAAGGGTCTCTGGGCATGCCCCACCGTAATTAATAACGTGGAAACCCTCGCCAACCTTCCTGCTATTATTCTGAACGGCGCCACCTGGTTTAAAGGATTCGGCACCGCTACCAGTGCCGGCACTAAAACCTTTGCCCTGGCCGGTCAAGTTGAAAATACCGGTCTGGTGGAGGTTCCCATGGGCATGACCCTGCGGGAAATCGTATTTGATATCGGCGGCGGCTTGCGGGAAGGCAAAAAATATAAATCGGTACAAATCGGCGGTCCTTCCGGTGGCTGTCTCACGGAAGAAAAACTGGATTTACCCCTGGATTATGACGAGCTCCTAAAGGTTGGCGCCATGATTGGCTCCGGCGGTCTGGTTGTTATGGGCGATGATACCTGTATGGTGGAAACCGCCAAATTCTTTATGGGCTTTGTGCAAAACGAATCCTGCGGCAAGTGTGTTCCCTGCCGCGAAGGTACCAAACAAATGCTGGCCATGCTAACCAAGATTACAGAAGGAAAGGGCACTGAACAAGACCTCGTGCTCCTGGAGGAATTGGCCCAGAATGTGAAGGACGGCTCACTCTGTGGTCTTGGTAAGACTGCTCCTAACCCGGTTCTTACCACTCTACGTTACTTCCGGGATGAATATGTAGCCCATGTTCGGGATAAGAAGTGTCCTGCCGGTGCTTGTCAAGCATTGAAAGAATACTACATCGATCCTGAAAAATGCAAAGGCTGTACTCTCTGCTCCAGGGTTTGCCCCACCGGTGCCATTACCGGTGAAAAGAAACAACCCCATGTGATTAATGTGGAGCTTTGCATCAAGTGCGGTACCTGTGCAGAGAAGTGCAAGTTTGGCTCCATCGGTGTCCGGTAG
- a CDS encoding [FeFe] hydrogenase, group A, translating into MSGKITINGQILEFTDEKNILEVARKAGFDIPTLCYHPELTVVGACRLCVVEIERMGIQASCSTAPADGMVVFTHSERVNKVRKMVLELLLANHDRECTTCDASGSCKLQTYSNDYNIKRLRYPSRTEQVPLDTSSLSVVRDPNKCILCGLCVRVCKEKQGIGVWDFKNRGSRTQIIAAMDQSLADSACINCGQCIAVCPCGALSSNSSIAEVWAAIRDPKKTVVCQIAPAPRAALGEMFGLGSVDVTGKIVTALRKSGFDKVFDTVFTADMTTVEESNEFLGRLTSGGKLPLFTSCCPGWVKYAEEFHPELLENLSTCRSPQQMFGSVLKKKYAKDLGITPEEMFVVSIMPCTAKKYEAKRPEFMTDGVYDVDAVLTTVEAAQLFKEAGILFDNLEEGIFDQPMEQTTGSGVLFGTTGGVMESVVRYVAGKLLNAEGRIDVEFTRGLDDTKIADLNVGDTKLTLAIVNGLAAAEELIKKIQSGELEVHAVEVMACPAGCVGGGGQPAQNDRKARQCRSDEIYNIDSKMVLHKAQDNEDLDKIFQKYWGGCCNHDTHHDLHTHYHAKKRISGNEIVIKDSEGPEIAVCLRESCMKNGALAVVEKLAELPVKLKGVFFLEGCGEGVSIQLNGEILHVTADNVLDTVKSKCGGQCSCCS; encoded by the coding sequence ATGAGTGGAAAAATAACCATTAACGGACAGATATTGGAATTTACTGATGAAAAAAATATTCTTGAAGTTGCCCGTAAAGCCGGTTTTGATATTCCTACCCTGTGCTATCATCCTGAATTAACGGTCGTTGGTGCCTGTAGGCTATGCGTTGTGGAAATTGAACGCATGGGCATTCAGGCCTCCTGCTCTACCGCCCCTGCGGACGGTATGGTTGTATTTACCCACTCCGAGCGGGTAAACAAAGTGCGCAAAATGGTTCTGGAACTGCTGCTGGCCAATCACGACCGCGAGTGCACCACCTGCGATGCCAGCGGTTCCTGCAAGCTGCAAACCTACTCCAATGATTATAATATTAAAAGACTGCGTTATCCCAGCCGTACGGAACAGGTTCCCTTGGACACCTCCAGCTTATCCGTGGTTCGGGACCCCAACAAATGTATTCTGTGCGGTTTATGCGTACGGGTTTGTAAGGAAAAACAGGGAATTGGCGTGTGGGACTTTAAAAACCGTGGTTCCCGTACGCAGATCATTGCCGCCATGGACCAGTCTCTGGCGGATTCCGCCTGCATTAACTGCGGTCAGTGTATTGCTGTTTGCCCTTGTGGCGCCCTGTCCAGCAACAGCTCGATAGCAGAAGTCTGGGCTGCCATCCGGGATCCTAAGAAAACCGTTGTTTGCCAGATCGCACCGGCTCCCCGGGCCGCTCTGGGCGAAATGTTCGGCCTGGGCTCGGTAGATGTAACCGGCAAGATTGTTACGGCCCTGCGGAAATCCGGTTTTGACAAAGTCTTTGATACAGTATTTACCGCAGACATGACTACCGTTGAAGAGTCCAACGAATTTTTGGGCCGCCTGACCAGCGGCGGGAAATTGCCCCTCTTTACCTCTTGCTGCCCCGGCTGGGTAAAATACGCCGAGGAATTCCACCCGGAACTGCTGGAGAACTTGTCCACCTGCCGCTCTCCCCAGCAGATGTTCGGCTCTGTTCTGAAGAAGAAGTACGCCAAGGACCTGGGGATTACTCCGGAAGAGATGTTTGTGGTCTCCATCATGCCCTGTACCGCCAAAAAGTACGAGGCCAAGCGTCCGGAATTTATGACCGACGGCGTTTATGATGTGGATGCTGTTTTAACCACCGTAGAAGCCGCCCAGCTCTTTAAAGAAGCCGGTATTCTCTTTGATAACCTGGAAGAGGGTATTTTTGACCAGCCCATGGAACAAACCACCGGTTCCGGCGTTCTCTTTGGAACCACCGGTGGCGTTATGGAATCGGTTGTCCGTTATGTGGCCGGAAAACTGCTCAATGCCGAGGGACGCATTGACGTTGAGTTTACCCGGGGCCTGGACGATACCAAGATTGCCGACTTAAATGTAGGCGATACCAAGTTAACCCTGGCTATTGTGAACGGTCTGGCCGCTGCGGAGGAACTGATTAAGAAAATCCAATCCGGCGAACTGGAAGTTCATGCCGTTGAAGTGATGGCCTGCCCGGCCGGTTGTGTGGGCGGCGGCGGACAGCCTGCTCAAAACGATCGGAAAGCCCGTCAGTGCAGGTCCGATGAGATTTACAACATTGACTCCAAGATGGTTCTTCATAAAGCCCAGGACAACGAAGATCTGGATAAAATATTCCAGAAATACTGGGGCGGGTGCTGCAACCACGATACGCACCACGACCTCCACACCCATTACCATGCTAAAAAACGTATTTCCGGAAATGAGATTGTTATCAAAGACAGCGAAGGCCCGGAAATTGCCGTCTGCCTCCGTGAAAGCTGCATGAAGAACGGCGCCTTGGCTGTGGTTGAAAAACTGGCTGAACTGCCGGTCAAATTAAAAGGCGTATTTTTCCTGGAAGGCTGCGGCGAAGGAGTCTCCATCCAATTGAATGGTGAAATTCTGCATGTCACTGCCGATAATGTTTTAGACACCGTTAAATCCAAGTGCGGCGGCCAGTGCAGTTGTTGCTCCTAG
- a CDS encoding phosphatase has product MNMSEKHLTLLIGPAKYPEDDRRMVSMFLEEPGKKIICGSSAANMVSSVLSLQKETPDADSVPGLCLITDGTLILSQVLEILLGTHESQEPPATWDAKMLSSSLLEAESISFLIGMAVNKSQRSLSLPAKTVVKSRFARELVDLLKEKGKKVMVEYF; this is encoded by the coding sequence ATGAATATGAGCGAAAAGCATCTTACTTTGTTAATTGGGCCCGCCAAGTATCCGGAAGATGACCGGCGGATGGTATCCATGTTCCTGGAAGAACCGGGGAAAAAGATTATTTGCGGCTCCAGTGCGGCGAATATGGTTTCCAGCGTCCTTTCTCTCCAGAAAGAAACTCCCGATGCGGACTCCGTGCCGGGTCTGTGCCTGATTACAGACGGAACACTGATCCTGAGCCAGGTGCTGGAGATTCTTTTAGGAACCCATGAATCCCAGGAACCCCCTGCCACCTGGGACGCGAAAATGTTATCCTCTTCTTTACTGGAAGCCGAATCCATCTCTTTTCTCATCGGCATGGCCGTTAATAAATCACAGCGAAGTTTGAGCCTCCCGGCCAAGACGGTGGTGAAGAGCCGTTTCGCCCGGGAACTTGTGGATTTACTCAAGGAAAAAGGAAAAAAGGTCATGGTGGAATATTTTTAA
- a CDS encoding complex I 24 kDa subunit family protein translates to MAADCQCSCESNTQKLDEIFAQYRCNPNGLIVVMAAIQEAHGYLPKDLLVKTAEELSVPLSDVYGVATFYAAFSLRPRGRHSVNLCLGTACYVKGAPEVQIMLEKEMGIKAGSTTEDRRFTLDLVRCLGACGIAPVLTVNGEVYPRMTADKVSEVLAKYE, encoded by the coding sequence ATGGCTGCAGATTGTCAATGCAGTTGCGAATCCAATACTCAGAAACTGGACGAAATCTTCGCCCAATACCGGTGCAATCCTAACGGCCTGATTGTGGTTATGGCTGCCATTCAGGAGGCCCATGGTTATTTACCCAAAGACCTGCTGGTAAAAACAGCGGAGGAACTGAGTGTTCCGCTCAGTGACGTATACGGCGTGGCCACCTTCTACGCGGCCTTTAGCCTGCGCCCCAGGGGCAGGCATTCCGTAAATCTCTGCCTGGGAACTGCCTGTTATGTTAAAGGCGCTCCGGAGGTCCAGATAATGCTGGAAAAAGAAATGGGCATTAAAGCCGGCAGCACCACGGAAGACCGCCGTTTTACCCTTGATTTGGTAAGATGTCTTGGCGCCTGTGGTATTGCTCCCGTTTTGACCGTCAACGGTGAAGTTTATCCCCGTATGACTGCGGATAAGGTATCCGAAGTATTAGCGAAATACGAATAA